The genomic segment GAAATTAGCGAAGCTATAGAAGTTGCCTCAAAATATGATTTGAATTCAGTGCCAGTAGTAGATGAATATGAAAAATTAATTGGAATAGTAATTATTCATGATTTGATAGATGAATTTTTGTATCCTCTTTGGAAGAAGAAAAATTAGAACATAAAATATTTAGATTTTTAATAAGAATAATGTTTTATTTGTATTATTTACCTGTAAGGATTACTTATTTTTATATATTTAAGAAAGTCAATACTTTTTGATTAAAATTTTAAAAAGTATTGACTTTTTTTTTAGAAAGAATATAATTATAATATAAAACCTATCAAAACACTAAGAATTAAAAACTATGAAAAAGAAAAGTAGCATAAAGGAAGTTTACAGAGAGAAAAGGATGCTGAGAACTTTTTATCTAGAATTTATGTGAAGTGCTCTTTGGAGTTGAAATTTGAAATCAAATATATTAAAGAAATGGAGTGAGAGCATATCCATTGATTTTTTTGATATATTTTTTAGTATGATTTTCCGGGATCACCCGTTATAGTGATATGATATCTTAAGTATCAAAATTGAGAGGGATTAGTTATTTAATCCAATTAGAGTGGAACCGCGAATTTTACTTCGTCTCTATAATTTTTTATGGAGGATGAAGTTTTTTTATTATATTTAATATAAAATCAATGTAAAAAGATATACTAAAATTAGTAGAAATTTGAGGAGGAGAATAATAATATGGTTTATAATGGAGGATTAGAGTTAATAGGAAATACACCTATTTTAAAAATTAATAATTTAATTAAGGACGAAAATAGTGCAGATATATACGTAAAACTTGAAAAATTTAATCCGGGTGGAAGCGTTAAAGACAGAGCAGCATTAGGAATGATTGAGAGAGCTGAAAAGGAAGGCGTATTAAAGCCCGGGGCAACAATAGTAGAGCCTACAAGCGGAAATACAGGAATAGCACTCGCACTTATAGGGAAATTGAAAGGTTATAATGTAACAATAGTAATGCCAGAAACAATGAGTAAGGAAAGAAGAGATCTTATAAAAGCATACGGTGCAAATCTTGTATTGACTGAAGGAGCTAAGGGCATGAAAGGTGCTATAGAAAAGGCTCTGGAAATAGGAAGTGGAGAAGGATTTTTTATCCCTCAACAATTTGAGAATGTAGCTAATCCAGAAAAGCACTATGAAACAACAGCGGAAGAAATATATAAAGACATTCCAGATTTAGATGCCTTTGTTGCAGGCGTTGGAAGTGGTGGAACTGTAATAGGAGTATCTAAAAATTTAAAAAAGAAAAATTCGGATATTAAAGCATTTGCAGTTGAACCAGCAAATTCACCAGTTTTAAGCGGTGGAAATCCAGGTGGTCATAAAATTCAAGGCATAGGAGCAGGATTTGTTCCAGGAGTTTATGATAAAGAATATGTAGATGAAATATTACAAGTAAGAGATGAAGATGCATTTAAAACAGCAAAAGCATTTGCTGAAAATGAAGGTGTATTGATTGGAATATCTTCAGGTGCAGCTGTATATGCAGCAATACAGGTTGCAAAAAGACTTGGAAAAGGTAAAAAGGTATTGGCTATTGCTCCAGATGGGGGAGAAAAGTATATATCTATGGGATTATATGATTAATTAATTTAACTATAAAAGTTTTATTAATCATCATCGATTAACAGTGAAACAATTGATTTAACTTAAGATACTAATGAAGTTCTATTAATAATTGTATATGTGAAAAGCTCTACTGAAAACTATAGAAAGGAGAATAGGCTGTGTTTAAAAAATTAAATTACGATCTAGAAAGAGTTTTAAGTGAAGATCCAGCGGCTAAAAGTAAACTAGAAGTATTATTATTGTACCCATGTATTCATGCACTAATATCATATAGAATTGCACATGCCCTATATTTAAAGAAATGGTTTTTCTTGGCAAGATTAATTTCTCAATTATCTAGGTTTTTAACAGGTATAGAAATTCATCCGGGAGCTAAGATAGGAAAAGGGTTGTTTATAGACCACGGAATGGGAGTAGTTATTGGTGAGACTGCAGAAGTAGGAGACAATGTTACGCTTTATCATGGTGTAACTCTAGGTGGTACAGGTAAGGATGTAGGGAAAAGACACCCAACTATCGAGGATGATGTTTTGATAGGTACAGGTGCAAAGGTGCTTGGACCTATAACTGTAGGAAAGGGTGCTAAGATAGGAGCTAATGCTGTAGTTGTAAAGAATGTACCAGCAAGTGCAACAGCAATAGGAGTTCAGGCTAAAAATATTGTTAGAAATAGTGCAAGTGCAGCAATAATTGAAATTAGTGATTTAAAAGGACGCAAAAAGAAAATATTTAACGATATGGTTATTTAATGCTTTATAGTATGGGAATATATGAAGTGCAATTAATATAAACTCGTATCTTGTATAGTTCAGTAGCATTTATTTATAGGAATTTTACTAAGTTAAGAGGTTTTACTAAATATTAAAACAGAGAATTTTTTTATTAATTATTTTATTAAGAAATGGATTATAATTTGAAAATTGAGAGATGCATTAATTAAACTTTAGAGCAAGAAAGTTTAGTTAATGTATTTTTTTATATGAAGATTATGCTAAAGTTAAATAAGTTATATTAATTTATCTTGGTTATAATTAAAATGCTTTTTGCAAATAAGTTAGAATAGTAAAAGAAGATATTAGTATATTTGGTATGAAATCTTACAATAACCTTAATATTTTTGGTAATTGCATAGACATATGAAAGCATATATAATGTATATAAATAATGATCAATAATATATTATGCATGTAATACTTGTATAGAATTGAATAATTGTAATAAAATGTAATTAGTAGTATAATATAAAATGTGATTATTAAGAAAGGTTGGAGAAAAATGTTATCACCAGTTGCAATAAAATTAATAAGAATGATGCCAGAAGGGATAATTATAAAA from the Clostridium beijerinckii genome contains:
- the cysK gene encoding cysteine synthase A codes for the protein MVYNGGLELIGNTPILKINNLIKDENSADIYVKLEKFNPGGSVKDRAALGMIERAEKEGVLKPGATIVEPTSGNTGIALALIGKLKGYNVTIVMPETMSKERRDLIKAYGANLVLTEGAKGMKGAIEKALEIGSGEGFFIPQQFENVANPEKHYETTAEEIYKDIPDLDAFVAGVGSGGTVIGVSKNLKKKNSDIKAFAVEPANSPVLSGGNPGGHKIQGIGAGFVPGVYDKEYVDEILQVRDEDAFKTAKAFAENEGVLIGISSGAAVYAAIQVAKRLGKGKKVLAIAPDGGEKYISMGLYD
- the epsC gene encoding serine O-acetyltransferase EpsC; its protein translation is MFKKLNYDLERVLSEDPAAKSKLEVLLLYPCIHALISYRIAHALYLKKWFFLARLISQLSRFLTGIEIHPGAKIGKGLFIDHGMGVVIGETAEVGDNVTLYHGVTLGGTGKDVGKRHPTIEDDVLIGTGAKVLGPITVGKGAKIGANAVVVKNVPASATAIGVQAKNIVRNSASAAIIEISDLKGRKKKIFNDMVI